The DNA segment TTGaaaattaacatcgattttgaaaccaatgttaacataccATTATAGAAGGGTATTCCAAAAGGTACAATGTTTATTCCTTGGGTGAGAGGGAGAAAACTCGTTAGAGTAGGCAAAGGGATTACTACTTCTAAAATTGAGTGAGCACAACTAGTGTTGTGTGATTCCAATAATAGTTACTATTAAGGGTGTGAAGCCTACAAAGAGGTTTTTTTGAAAGTATACTCGGGTAGAGCATGCATAAGCTTAGGGAATAATAGAGTTTAAGCATAAATAGGCTTTTAGAAAGAATACTTGCGTAAAATCCTGAAGAGACTTTTCGAAAAAATACTTAAGAGGAACCTATAGAGactataagaaaaaaagaatatcaTGGTTGAGTGCTTAGTCTTAGTGGATAAAGCCTTCAGGTGTAGGTACTAGATGTAGTCTCTAAGTTCGGGTGAACcagtatatataatttcttggtgtgttgattcatttcttattgtttctcatttattttaactaattactcaacatatttttaatgaacTGGTATATTGTGAATTTCATTTAGACTTAAATACAACTTTGGTCTTCCTATTTTGTTATATCCGTAATTTTgatcattctattttaaaatagagacatttgatcctcctattttaaaaatccaATATTTTGGTTGAATCCTTAATTTTGcctatatttatttcttttatttcttacattttaatcaattaaataatttattgatggtacttaaatgaatatttagaaCTAGGGTTTAACATgaccaaaataaattaaatgaaactcaggtaaaattgagtttgaacaaaaaaaaagtaaatttccTAAAATAGTAGATCAAATATCTCTATTTAAAATAGATGAAACAAAATTATGGATTGAACAAAATATATGGGCTAAAAACATACTTAAGTCTTTTAAAGATTTGTTACGATATAGTATCATTTTGGATTGGCCCCATCCATGttcatttgtattttatttccaattttaaattatattctcTAGTGTGGGTGGGCGATTGGGGTTGTTGAGCCTTCTAAGTTGGTGCTGCCACCTTTTTTTCGCTCAACCTCCTTGACTAgggatgataaaaaaatcagtGTCAGCTGATAAAATTCACAATGGATATGAAACAAGTAGTGTAATGGATATCCACTACTCATGGATATGGGTATTTTCAGCTACTCGTTAGTTAGCGAGGCGAAGGCGAATATAGTAGTACCCACACATGCAAGTATCTACTACTCGTAGAATAACCCAAGtatcttgatatatatatatatatatatatatatatatatatatatatatatatatatatataaagagagagagagagagagagagagagagagagagagagagggggagggagggagggagaGTTTGAACTTATTTTTAAAGAGACTAATGTTATTTGAAGTTATGCATAGAACATGTTTTAAAGAGTGTAATTCTTGTGGAATTGTTCAgcattatataattttctttattttgctaaaaaaaatattttttttttagttttttgacaaaaatcctCAAGTTTACAAAATTTTGCGGGTAGTTACATACACAGGTACCCATGGGTTCATGAGATGGACACAAGCAAATATTTTAGCTCATAGAGTTAGGTACTACCTAGCCCGCCCATGCCGTTGTCATTCCTACCCTAGGCCTCTTCATTAAAAAAAGCAACTTACATAAATCTCCCTTGAGATTTGCTCTATTTACACATGTCTACTCTCCTTTTAAAATCATTACATTAACACCCCTACAGTAACGATGTTAAGCTGccgtttgaaaattaaaatatatttacattaaattttaattcatttttaagaaaattcggAATCGTtcctaatgttttaaaaatgttacaCATGTACCCCTTGAGGTTGTAAACATGTTCCacacaaccccccccccccccaccatCTTTTACAAATAATACACGTGTTCTCcttctattataaaaaaaaattacacctaATACCCGTCATTCCTCTCACTCATTGAAATGTAAGAGAAATAAAGTAGAATAGTTGAACATCAtaaaaaacaaaggaagaaaatgCAAATAATAGTGTCTCATCTCATGAACCCCATGAATATTACACCTAATATTCCATGAATATTACACCTAATATTCCATGAATATTAACCCATGAAACACAAACTAACTTCAGCTTCATCTTATTCAGCAATAATAGTGTCTCATAAAGATTCACTAATGGTATGCCAAAAATAGAAGTTTTAAATGAAGGAAGAAAATACGAAtaatttcaagattaaaattttaataaaaatcatgttTCTATTATGTGATCTAAACAATAAACGAAGTTAACGATAAAAGGGTGTAAGTGTTACAAGACCACATAATCTAAGAGATTTTAtgtagtgtaaaaaaaaaggaaaaacatatgTAAATAGTGTAAATTTCATAGGAGGTTGTTGtaatttggttaaaaaaaatagtatgattttttttgctgaattagtatattttttataattgtttaaagTAACAAATTTATaggttataacttttttataattagattaCTAATCAAACTAATAAATTATCAGTTAAATAATTCACCCAAATTAATTAGTTTGACCAGtgattcaatcattcaattcaaATGCCCTTATCGAGTAGTGTGTGACAATGACATTTTCCAGACTATAAAACATAGGAATGATTCGACTCCATAACCATAAGAATCTATTCCTTCCGGTTAGTCTTCAAAGGCTCGGATAAGTATTATTGTCATCCTAACGTAGTCATTATCATCCTTATAATTGTGATTATTGCTTTTGCAATTATTTATTTCCACCAAATCTATTTCATATATgtgttcattattattatatgagtCGGTCTGACTTACCATCCGTACATATGTTTGTGAATTGTGACACGATCGCAGAACTTACCAGCTATATTGTCATATTCTCAATTTCCAATGTCCAATGTGTATAcggttaaattaaaataaattttgtttgaattgtttctTACTAGAGTGtgaggatttttttatttatttttagaagcGTGTATTGTTTAACTTGCATTATTTTACGTAAAGTTCAACTTACATGTTaagttgtaaaagaaattgtatcagcaattttatgttatttttatattggcATTGGATTTTAAAACACAAAACCCTTTCTTATCATGAAATATACAGACCTTTTTGAATTGTGGCTACAAGTTAtttcaacttttctttttcttgttctcTTTTAGGCTGAAGCTCATGTCTGATAGCTTATATACTATTTGCTTTGTGCCTTGGTTTCTTTTCCTCCTTATTATAGTTTGGATTGtaataagtttttattattaaaagctGTGATTAATTAAATCCTTATTAGTAGTATATACGTTTTGGACTTTGAAAGTTATTTGACTGAAGTACTCCATCAATCTTGAACCATGAGCTCATATCTTTGAAAGTTATTTTATCtgtaaagaaaatgagagattgaaagaaccaaaacaaaataattcaagatatattttattgtattttttgtatttattaattattttattttattgtttattacaTCACATGgttgttattttattcttatatgcAGAACAAATAAAGTAATCACATGATTTTTCATTGCGGTATATTCCCAATCTCAGCTAACCAAATTTAACATAAAGATCATaaataaaggagaagttggAGGAGGCACCGGCATAGCATGAATGCAAAAAATAAAGTGGACCCATATGTTAGGCTAAGTTCATAACCCTCAATAATTGAACTCGAAAAATAAAAGTGTGGAGGGATTTTTTCTTGTCTTCCATTAGAAAgatattttatcaatatatatcCATATTGGTGCCTTGCCCTttctctaaaagaaaaaaaaaaatcttttatcatcgatacaaattttacattttttttgggCACCTTTCATGGTCATATCATAGCAACCTGGCTTGGCTTTCTCTACCTTCCCCTTCACATGATCCCACACCAAGTGGCCCCTTAAATAAATGTTCAAAACCTTGCATGAACATTAAAATAGTCACAACTAAcgaacaccttttttttttttttaatttgtttctcgAAGAAGAAAACGCGGGTTCTAGGATGACCCATgacgtataatttttttttatccatacaaagataaaaacaaatttaatctgttctaataattacaatattattattattattattattattaatcatattattattatacatttgAGTTtggaatttataattttaaaagtgaatttcttactcttcattttttcaattttaaaggtGTATTTCACGACTATATCTctataattaactaaaaaatattcgtCAATAatcttaatttacttttttcttatatttagttgtatatgtaattttttaaactatttattttaatttaaaataacctTATATCATAATTCGGATTATCTACTATTATAAATCTAAagcataatttatatatttaaaaaatatttatttattataaattgtaattataatataattttaaatttaaacatagtCCTAAGGAagtaattacattaaatatgaataaaataataagttatattaaatatttggaaAAGAATAACTTTACTTCTTCTATCAACTACTCAATtcgaataaatatatttttcattaaaaaaatatatttatgatctACACTAAAAAGTACacgaaattaaatattattattaaatagaaaTGGATTTGCATATTTGCACTTGGCAAATTGCAGTTCAGTTTCTGCTTGCGGCCAACCAAGCAGCAATAAACGCAAACTTACAAACTGGTTTATTCTCAaacactttctttttctctctcttcaagcTCTCTCCCTTCTTCTATACGATACGAAGTTTCCTCTATCTTCTCTTCTCTGAGGGTAGCTTTGATTCATTGAAGGTTTTTCCTTCACCAACTTTCCAGAGGAAGAAAGTGACTTGATTTCTGGGCCTGCTCGTTTTATTACTgaggttcttttctttttcacacaacctctctctctctctctatatctGTGTGTcggtgttttttttgtttggtaggTGAAGATGAATGGTACAGTGGGGTTTGTTTGTTAGTTCGGAAaacgtgtaaaaaaaaatcttttttacgTTATTGTTCTTGTTGAGGGTGTCCTTCATCAAGTTCAAAACTTTCATTgaccctttttcttgtttaataaAGTGACtttataagaagaaaataaataagctATTCAACAGACGGTCTTTGCTCTAACTAATCAAAATCTTCCTTTCTCTGGTGAGTGTGTGTTCTTCTTCAAAGTGGtcatgtttggtttggtttggtttgattgGGATTTAAGAATTGGGTAGCATGCTGTGCTTTCTAGTCGAAGACTTTCTATTCTTCCATCTTGATCTTGAAGACTTTTTTAGCTAtgcaatttgaattttgaagcactgttgacatgtttttttttttataaaagaaattgcaTAAGGGTGGGATTTTGTCGTATTTGCCATTTTTGAATGCTTCCTATTGAGCCAAATGGTTTGTTTGACCTCTGTTGAATATTCTTCTTTCAATTTTCAGCTCCATGTAATGCAATTTGCTTAATTTTGTTCCTTCCTTCCTCTCTAATGAGATGGATAAGAGGAATCCGGTTTATGTcagaattcatatatatatatcaatagaTGGTGTGATTCAATGGAAACTTGATTGGAATTATTATGTTTGAAAAGCTTATAACTAAAACTTGTTTCCATCATGTAGAAAGCTAGTGGGATAGCATCCAATCCAATGCTATCATATGACAATTATGATTTATTGGGAAGTACATTGACTTGAACATAAGATATGAAAAACCTCAAAAGCTATATCATGATCGTTTAGACGATGGCTCGTTGATTCGACTTTCAGTCAATGTTCAATCACTGTTGTGTATTCCATAGTCAAATAGAAATTGTGAGCCATGTAGAGTTTATTTTGTGTTCTGTTACGGTATATTTCATATTGGAAGTGCCTTGAGATTATCTCCTTTTGCTAAGTCAACTTCATGTTTCacttgtaatttgtaattagtAAAGAATTGACAAATGCAAAAATGCCAATTTGTTTTCTTGGTATGTGGTCCTGGATATGAAAATATCAAGTTGAGtttcaatttcatttatttattttggtgaaGGAGTTTCAACTTGATTTGACATTGGGGTTTTGCAGAAACCAAATACATGATACTAAAAACTCTAATGGAAGAAAAGCAGTTAGATTTTAATCAGCCTCTTTTATCGGTAAGGCGAATTTCATCAACAGCGGCCTCTGAAAATGACAATAAAAGAAAACCTGATAAATCAGTGCGGAAACGACCTCCTCTTCCGTTTTACAAATCAGAGTTAAAATCAGGTCCAGTGACTAACCCTGGAACTGTTCCTTTTGTATGGGAGAAGACTCCTGGAAGACCTAAGAATGAAAGCAAACTACAAACAAGGGCTGTCGAACGGCCTTCCGTTGCTCCAAAGCTTCCACCCGGGagggttttgaaagttgaaCAGCAATGTTCTGATAAAGTTCCTAAAGGTGCATCAGTTACTCAATCCAGAACAGGAAGCAGTGTTTCAGATTCTCCGCGTACTGGATCTCTAGATAATAAAGTGACAAAACATGAAAGCCCCCAAGAAGTAATTGAGGAAAAGGAAAGTTCTGGTTCAGATGATGAGGATGAGAACTATCTAGATGCTCTTGATACACTTTCTAGAACTGAATCATTCTTCATGAGCTGTAGTGTGAGTGGTTTGAGTGAATGGGATGATCAAGAGGTCCAACTATCAGGAAATTTTTCAACAGATCAACAGGCACGTGATTTCATGATTGGCAGGTTCTTGCCTGCAGCAAAGGCAATGGCTTCTGAAACACCTCAAATTCAGCACAACTCTAGGAAGCCACTTGTTACACAAGAACAACCAAAACAGGCATGGAAGGTAGTTAGTGGAGCGAATTCCCGTCCCCTTAATCCAAAATGGCAAAAGGTTTTGCCGCATTATGCTCAAGATATTGGTAGGGAAGAGAGCGAAGATGAAagtgatgataatgatggaTATGAAAACAATGCACCCAAAGTTTGTGGGCTATTTCCTCGGTTCTGCCTTTTGAATCCAGTTCCAGGATTAAGAATGGAGGGTAGGATTCGAAGTTCTACATTTCATGGAGTGCAGAGTAAATCAATTACTTCTCACAGAAGAACTGCAAAAGAGGTATTAGTTTGTCCCTACCTAATACatacctttattttgtttttgttattatttcactttagactttattatcattttgttcACCTTTTTCTTTTGCAGCATGGTAGAACTGCTACTAATGGGAAAAAGTCAGTAAACTCCCAGTCTGGTTATACAGAAGAGAGAGATTTTCTGAGTACTGCAGAAAAATCTAAGCATGATATTGATCCACATCGTAGAGCTTGCAGCAAATCATCAGCCTCTGAGAGCACCGAATTTGAATCAAGTTGTGAAAGCCCTGTTGTTGAGAAAACTCTATATGTAGATTCTGTACATAAGGTCAAATCTTCAGACACCAATATCAGAGGGGATGATTTTGATACTCTAAGAAAAGACACTGACCTTGATAAAAGCCTTTCTATAGATTCTTCAATTGAGGATAGCAAACCCTTGGGTATTGTGGATGAGAAGGAAGTATCAGAACCTAAAAGTTCAGCTTCTCTTGATTCATCTCTCCCCGTTTGTTCTGATAATTCAAATAACAATATGCAAATGGAAATGAAAAATCATTCCAGCAAAATATGCCCAGAAAAGCAAGAGTTGACAAAGCCTGATTACCAAGGAAGTAACTTAGATCGCGATTTGGTTGCAATCTCAAGTCCAGATATGGTTGCATGCAAGAAAATAGAGTCTGAAAGCAAAGATTTTAGCACTAAGGAAAGTTCTAATGGCCTAATTAAGAATCCTGTTTCAATGAGAAACAGGAAATTTGCCAGTGATGTGAAATTTGATTCAAAGTGCCAACAAGCTACCAAAGTGGTTGATCAAGAATGCACTCTTGGATCTAGTGAGGATCCTAGTAATTTGGCTAGCTCAAAGGTGGTGGGTGACACAAAGATCAACTTAGAAAGTCAATTGCGGATGAAGTTGAGCCATGGAAAGACTTCAAATGCAAGCTCTTCAAAGCTTCCTCTTGCCCTTCCTTCACCAAAAGCTCCTTCAGAGTCTTGGCTTAAGCGCACATTACCAACAGTTCCTTCGAAGAGTATATCTTTACGCTCTAATCTTGCTACCTACTTCCATGCACCTGTTAAAACTTCTGAAGTTAATCATGGGCATCTTCAGTTTGCTCAGGTAATTTAGTGAATTGCATCAAATGCCAATCATTTGGTAGGGTCGTGTATAGACATTTTGGAGTCCAAGAGAAAAATGTTAAAGGGatcttttttttacaagaattttaaagagacttaatatattatataaataaaggaaa comes from the Glycine soja cultivar W05 chromosome 6, ASM419377v2, whole genome shotgun sequence genome and includes:
- the LOC114417099 gene encoding uncharacterized protein LOC114417099; protein product: MILKTLMEEKQLDFNQPLLSVRRISSTAASENDNKRKPDKSVRKRPPLPFYKSELKSGPVTNPGTVPFVWEKTPGRPKNESKLQTRAVERPSVAPKLPPGRVLKVEQQCSDKVPKGASVTQSRTGSSVSDSPRTGSLDNKVTKHESPQEVIEEKESSGSDDEDENYLDALDTLSRTESFFMSCSVSGLSEWDDQEVQLSGNFSTDQQARDFMIGRFLPAAKAMASETPQIQHNSRKPLVTQEQPKQAWKVVSGANSRPLNPKWQKVLPHYAQDIGREESEDESDDNDGYENNAPKVCGLFPRFCLLNPVPGLRMEGRIRSSTFHGVQSKSITSHRRTAKEHGRTATNGKKSVNSQSGYTEERDFLSTAEKSKHDIDPHRRACSKSSASESTEFESSCESPVVEKTLYVDSVHKVKSSDTNIRGDDFDTLRKDTDLDKSLSIDSSIEDSKPLGIVDEKEVSEPKSSASLDSSLPVCSDNSNNNMQMEMKNHSSKICPEKQELTKPDYQGSNLDRDLVAISSPDMVACKKIESESKDFSTKESSNGLIKNPVSMRNRKFASDVKFDSKCQQATKVVDQECTLGSSEDPSNLASSKVVGDTKINLESQLRMKLSHGKTSNASSSKLPLALPSPKAPSESWLKRTLPTVPSKSISLRSNLATYFHAPVKTSEVNHGHLQFAQELLPPIPEA